The Halostagnicola larsenii XH-48 region ACGCTCCCGACTCCGAGCCAACGCAGGAAACTCTCGAGGAGCGAATCGACGCGATCCGCGGCGAGTTCACGTCGATCGAAGCCGACCTCGAGCCCATTCGCGCCGACCTGGATCCGATTCGAGACGAGATCGAACCGGTCCACGACACCGTCGAGGCCGCCGAAACCGAAGACGACCTCGACGAGGTCGAAGCGGAACTCGAGCCGGTCAGGTCGGATGTCGAAGCCGTTCGCGAGGAGTTCGATGCCGTCCGTGAGGAGTTCGACGAGATCGAACTGCCCGAACCCGAAACGGACGAGGACGACGAGGAAGAAAGCGACGGAGAAGAAGACGACGACGCCCCCGATGGACCAATCGCGGAGCTCGAGACCGAACAGGAAGCACTCGAGGAGATACTCGACGATCTCGAAGCCGAAATCGACGACCTCGAAGACGAGGTCGACGACATCCAGTCCGACGTCGACGACCAGCGAGGGCCGTACGCAACGGATGTCATCGACGAGGTCGACGACGCCAACGGGGATATCGAGAGCACCCGCTGGACCGAAGAGGGAGAGCAAGAACTTCGAGCGGCGGTCGAGGCCGCACTCGAGGATAGCAACGCCGTGTTGGGGACGTCGACTTCGATTCCAGCGGACGAACCGCTGCTCGACGCGCTGGTCGAGGCACTCGAGACGCTCGAGGCCGAAATCGAGGCCGCGGACCTCGACCCCGACGACGACGCAGACCAGATCGCCTCGCTGCTCGAGATCACCGACGAGCTACAGTCCGGCGTCGACGACGCGACGGCCTGGGACGATCTGCAGGTGCGCGAACAGCTTCGCCGCGAAGGCTACTACGACGTTCTCGATCACGTCAAGGACTTCCCGCCGGAGTGGCACGCGCTGAAGGTCCACGAAAAACGCGGCAACGTCGACATGGTCTTGCTCGCGCTCGAGTCGCTGGGCTCTGACTTCATGGAAGAACACTGTCTCGAGGCCTTAGAACGGATGGGTCCCGAGGAGGCGATCGAACCGATGCTCCAGCGGGCGAACCGCAGAGACACGACGGCGATGTCGATCCTCGGCAAGATCGGCAAAGACGACGAGGAAGTCGTCGAGACGCTGCTCGAGTACGTCGATTCGAACCCACAGCTCCAGCGCCCGGCGATGCGGGCGCTCGGCGAAATCGGCAGCGAGGACGCGGTACAACCGATCGCGAACCAGTTGGTCGCCGAGGAAACAGTCGTTCGAAGCTCCGCCGCCCGTGCGCTCGGACTGATCGGCGACACCCGCGCGATCGAACCGCTCGCCGAACGACTCGAGGAGGACGACGAAGACACGGCCCGCGCGAGCGCCGCCTGGGCGCTCAACCAGATCGGCACCGAACGCGCCCTCGAGGCCGCTGCTGGTGCTTCCGACGACCGTGCGTACCTCGTGCAGGCCGAAGCCGAAAAGGCGGATCTCGAGCCTACCGCCTAATCCGCCAACGACCTGATTTTGGGGGATAC contains the following coding sequences:
- a CDS encoding HEAT repeat domain-containing protein, which translates into the protein MSDEDAPDSEPTQETLEERIDAIRGEFTSIEADLEPIRADLDPIRDEIEPVHDTVEAAETEDDLDEVEAELEPVRSDVEAVREEFDAVREEFDEIELPEPETDEDDEEESDGEEDDDAPDGPIAELETEQEALEEILDDLEAEIDDLEDEVDDIQSDVDDQRGPYATDVIDEVDDANGDIESTRWTEEGEQELRAAVEAALEDSNAVLGTSTSIPADEPLLDALVEALETLEAEIEAADLDPDDDADQIASLLEITDELQSGVDDATAWDDLQVREQLRREGYYDVLDHVKDFPPEWHALKVHEKRGNVDMVLLALESLGSDFMEEHCLEALERMGPEEAIEPMLQRANRRDTTAMSILGKIGKDDEEVVETLLEYVDSNPQLQRPAMRALGEIGSEDAVQPIANQLVAEETVVRSSAARALGLIGDTRAIEPLAERLEEDDEDTARASAAWALNQIGTERALEAAAGASDDRAYLVQAEAEKADLEPTA